One window from the genome of Pelodictyon luteolum DSM 273 encodes:
- the hemB gene encoding porphobilinogen synthase, which produces MSQLDLLNIPQRPRRLRRTAAIRNLVQERTLTVNDLVYPLFVMPGTNGKEEVVSMPGSFRYTIDNAVRECQELWDLGIQCIDLFGIPEQKTEDGSESYNDKGIIQEAIRAIKAKVPDLCIMTDVALDPFTPFGHDGLVKDGIILNDETVEVLCKMSISHANAGADFVSPSDMMDGRIGAIRESLDDAGFSDVGILSYAAKYASSFYGPFRDALHSAPQFGDKSTYQMNAGNTDEAMKEIELDIMEGADIVMVKPGLAYLDIVYRTKERFDVPVAIYHVSGEYAMVKAAAAKGWIDEERVMMESLLCMKRAGGDMIFTYYAKEAAKRLR; this is translated from the coding sequence ATGAGCCAGCTCGACCTCCTCAATATCCCCCAACGCCCCAGAAGGCTCCGCAGGACTGCGGCCATCAGGAACCTTGTACAGGAACGGACCCTCACCGTCAACGATCTCGTCTACCCGCTCTTCGTCATGCCCGGCACGAACGGCAAAGAAGAAGTAGTATCCATGCCCGGCAGTTTCCGCTACACCATCGACAATGCAGTCCGTGAGTGCCAGGAACTCTGGGATCTCGGCATCCAGTGCATCGACCTGTTCGGCATCCCCGAACAGAAGACCGAGGACGGCAGCGAATCCTACAATGACAAGGGCATCATCCAGGAAGCCATCCGCGCCATCAAGGCCAAGGTACCCGATCTCTGCATCATGACCGACGTCGCCCTTGATCCGTTCACACCCTTCGGCCACGACGGCCTCGTCAAAGACGGCATCATCCTCAATGATGAAACCGTCGAGGTGCTCTGCAAGATGTCCATTTCGCATGCCAACGCAGGCGCAGACTTCGTCTCTCCCAGCGACATGATGGACGGCCGCATCGGCGCCATCCGCGAATCGCTTGACGATGCAGGCTTCTCCGACGTCGGCATCCTCTCCTATGCGGCCAAATATGCATCCAGCTTCTACGGCCCGTTCCGCGACGCGCTGCACAGCGCCCCTCAGTTCGGCGACAAGAGCACCTATCAGATGAACGCCGGCAATACCGATGAGGCGATGAAAGAAATTGAGCTCGACATCATGGAAGGCGCAGACATCGTCATGGTAAAGCCCGGTCTGGCCTACCTTGACATCGTCTACCGCACGAAAGAGCGCTTCGATGTACCCGTGGCCATCTACCATGTCTCGGGTGAATATGCCATGGTCAAGGCCGCTGCAGCCAAAGGCTGGATCGACGAAGAGCGCGTGATGATGGAATCGCTTCTCTGCATGAAGCGTGCAGGCGGCGACATGATCTTCACCTACTACGCTAAAGAGGCCGCCAAAAGACTCCGCTGA
- the aroC gene encoding chorismate synthase: MIRYFTAGESHGPALSAIIDGIPAGVAITKEDIDRELRRRQQGYGRGGRMKIEQDSAEVLSGIRFGKTIGSPIALVIRNRDWENWTDKMAQFSSNEETTEKISIPRPGHADLAGRLKYGFNDIRPVIDRSSARETAARVAAGSLARTFLRQLGIEIGSRVASIGSAEDTGSEGPLRSLLEHGAETLSEAADRSEVRMIGEAAGIEAMASIDRAKEQGDTLGGVIEIFITGVPVGLGSYVQHDRRLDSQLAAAVMAVQAIKGVEIGPAFDNARKPGSEVHDAFTLMKGEGVRRPTNRSGGLEGSMSSGEVIHIRAAMKPISSLQSPLQSFNLDTLEPVLSRFERSDTCAVPAAGVVIEAVVAPVIANALLEKLGGDHMDEIRERLERYREALRSAFTG; this comes from the coding sequence ATGATACGATACTTTACCGCAGGAGAATCCCACGGCCCGGCGCTATCGGCCATTATTGACGGCATTCCGGCCGGTGTTGCCATTACGAAAGAGGACATCGACCGCGAGCTCCGGCGCCGCCAGCAGGGCTACGGCCGCGGGGGGCGCATGAAAATAGAACAGGACAGTGCCGAGGTGCTCTCCGGCATCCGCTTCGGCAAAACCATCGGCTCCCCGATTGCCCTCGTCATCCGGAACCGCGACTGGGAAAACTGGACCGACAAGATGGCACAGTTCAGCTCGAATGAAGAGACGACGGAAAAAATCAGCATTCCACGCCCCGGACACGCCGACCTTGCCGGACGCCTGAAATACGGCTTCAACGACATCCGCCCCGTCATCGACCGTTCTTCAGCGCGAGAAACCGCTGCCCGGGTTGCTGCGGGCTCACTTGCCCGCACCTTTCTGCGTCAGCTCGGCATCGAAATCGGCAGCAGGGTCGCCTCCATTGGCTCCGCGGAGGATACCGGCTCTGAAGGGCCCTTACGTTCACTGCTTGAACATGGTGCTGAAACCCTATCGGAAGCTGCGGACCGTTCGGAAGTCCGCATGATCGGGGAAGCAGCTGGAATAGAGGCGATGGCCTCTATCGATAGAGCGAAGGAGCAGGGCGATACACTAGGCGGTGTCATTGAAATCTTCATTACCGGCGTTCCGGTCGGGCTCGGCAGCTATGTCCAGCATGACCGCCGGCTCGACAGCCAGCTAGCTGCAGCCGTCATGGCTGTTCAGGCAATAAAGGGAGTGGAGATCGGCCCTGCATTCGACAATGCGCGCAAACCCGGCTCCGAAGTGCACGATGCGTTCACCCTTATGAAGGGAGAAGGCGTGAGGAGACCGACCAACCGGTCGGGAGGCCTGGAAGGAAGCATGTCGAGCGGCGAGGTCATCCATATCCGGGCAGCGATGAAACCCATCTCGTCACTGCAGTCGCCGCTGCAGTCGTTCAACCTCGACACGCTTGAGCCGGTCCTCTCGCGCTTCGAGCGCAGCGACACCTGCGCCGTCCCGGCTGCCGGCGTCGTGATCGAAGCCGTAGTGGCACCGGTCATCGCCAATGCCCTGCTCGAGAAACTCGGCGGCGACCATATGGATGAGATCCGGGAACGGCTCGAGCGCTACCGCGAAGCCTTGCGGTCTGCTTTTACCGGCTGA
- the cysE gene encoding serine O-acetyltransferase, which translates to MQSDADKIWKIIVSEASAECRRDPDISMFLEQHILQFSDFASSLAMLLAVKLGSKHFPPPVLQGLFEDFYRDCPDRVDYAVCDLVATQDRDPAAVYYFETMLFLKGYQALQAYRFSHWLWKNGRKTMSYFIQNRISEVFAVDIHPAAVIGKGILLDHATSLVIGETAVVDDNVSLLHEVTLGGTGKETGDRHPKVHKSVLIGAGAKILGNVVIGEGAKVGAGSVVLDDVPPHYTVAGVPAQIVGRTEVQEPSLDMNQRLVGRYNESDGNQPVKADRKASR; encoded by the coding sequence ATGCAGTCAGATGCTGACAAAATCTGGAAAATCATCGTTTCGGAAGCCTCCGCTGAATGCAGGCGCGATCCTGACATCAGCATGTTTCTTGAGCAGCATATCCTTCAGTTCAGCGATTTCGCCTCATCGCTGGCGATGCTGCTTGCCGTGAAGCTGGGTTCCAAGCACTTTCCTCCTCCGGTCCTGCAGGGACTGTTCGAGGATTTCTACAGGGATTGCCCCGACAGGGTGGATTATGCGGTGTGCGATCTTGTTGCAACCCAGGACCGTGACCCTGCGGCTGTCTACTATTTCGAAACCATGCTGTTCCTGAAAGGCTATCAGGCACTTCAGGCCTACCGTTTTTCACACTGGCTGTGGAAAAACGGCCGCAAGACCATGTCCTACTTCATCCAGAACCGCATTTCAGAGGTCTTTGCCGTCGATATCCACCCTGCGGCGGTAATCGGCAAGGGGATACTGCTTGACCATGCCACAAGTCTTGTTATCGGCGAAACGGCTGTCGTTGACGACAACGTGTCGCTGCTGCATGAGGTGACCCTCGGCGGTACCGGCAAGGAGACGGGCGACCGCCATCCGAAGGTGCATAAATCGGTGCTGATCGGTGCCGGTGCGAAGATCCTCGGCAACGTGGTCATCGGCGAGGGGGCAAAGGTCGGTGCGGGCAGCGTGGTGCTGGACGATGTTCCGCCGCATTACACGGTAGCCGGCGTGCCGGCCCAGATAGTGGGCCGTACGGAGGTGCAGGAGCCTTCACTGGACATGAACCAGCGCCTGGTCGGCCGCTATAACGAGAGTGATGGCAATCAGCCGGTAAAAGCAGACCGCAAGGCTTCGCGGTAG
- a CDS encoding 6-pyruvoyl trahydropterin synthase family protein — MQISRKIEIDYGHTLPNHFSFCNQLHGHRGVVVATVEGPVIERSGDSEEGMVMDFRFLKEIMVEHIHNRLDHGFAVWREDHEDLEFILKRNTRVLVTDDPPTAEYLAKWAFNEIRTHLPEGISLHNVRWYETPNNWADYDGQIIK; from the coding sequence ATGCAGATATCACGGAAAATCGAAATCGATTACGGACACACCCTTCCGAACCACTTTTCGTTCTGCAACCAGCTGCACGGCCACCGCGGTGTCGTTGTCGCCACCGTCGAAGGACCCGTCATTGAGCGCAGCGGGGACTCTGAAGAGGGTATGGTGATGGACTTCCGGTTCCTGAAGGAGATCATGGTGGAGCACATCCACAACCGGCTCGACCACGGGTTTGCCGTCTGGCGTGAAGATCATGAAGATCTTGAGTTCATCCTGAAACGCAACACCCGGGTGCTTGTCACCGACGACCCCCCTACTGCTGAATACCTCGCCAAATGGGCTTTCAACGAGATCCGCACCCATCTGCCTGAAGGCATAAGCCTCCACAACGTGCGCTGGTATGAGACGCCGAACAACTGGGCTGATTATGATGGGCAGATAATTAAGTGA
- a CDS encoding cation diffusion facilitator family transporter, producing MTIVMKMLAWRLTGSVGLLSDALESFVNLAGAMMALAMITLAERPADDSHPFGHGKAEYFSSGFEGLLILIAALSIGFSAVDRLLHPRELEAVGFALLVSAGASMVNYFTARTLLTVGRREHSITLEADAHHLMTDVWTSVGVIAGVALAWWSGWTWLDPVIALAVAINILRTGWHLLQRTAEGMMDASLPPEQLSEIQTALKDISLDGVSCHNLKTRMGGSIVFITLDVMVPGNWSVQQGHDCCESIEAHLHKILPHTYVTTHLEPSDQ from the coding sequence GTGACCATTGTAATGAAAATGCTGGCTTGGCGGTTGACCGGGTCGGTGGGATTGCTTTCAGATGCCCTCGAATCATTCGTGAATCTTGCTGGCGCCATGATGGCATTGGCCATGATCACTCTGGCTGAACGACCGGCAGATGATTCGCACCCGTTCGGTCACGGAAAGGCGGAATATTTTTCAAGCGGCTTCGAAGGACTGCTGATCCTCATCGCCGCATTGTCTATCGGATTCAGTGCTGTCGATCGCCTGCTTCACCCTCGGGAACTTGAGGCTGTAGGTTTTGCGCTTCTGGTATCGGCTGGCGCAAGTATGGTCAACTACTTTACGGCACGTACCCTGCTGACCGTGGGCAGGCGGGAGCATTCGATCACGCTGGAAGCCGACGCCCACCACCTCATGACCGATGTCTGGACATCGGTCGGAGTGATTGCCGGTGTTGCTTTGGCCTGGTGGAGCGGATGGACCTGGCTCGATCCTGTCATCGCTCTGGCGGTCGCAATCAATATCCTCCGAACCGGCTGGCACCTGCTGCAACGGACTGCGGAGGGGATGATGGATGCATCATTGCCTCCCGAGCAGCTTTCTGAGATCCAGACGGCATTGAAGGATATATCCCTGGACGGGGTGAGCTGCCATAACCTGAAAACGCGTATGGGTGGGAGCATTGTTTTCATAACACTGGATGTCATGGTACCTGGAAATTGGAGCGTTCAGCAGGGCCATGACTGTTGCGAATCTATAGAGGCTCATCTGCATAAGATTTTGCCTCATACCTACGTGACGACTCACCTCGAACCCTCAGACCAGTGA
- a CDS encoding cytochrome c3 family protein yields MKLVILVIAFFAIVVGLVLAFPDYLLNPGPLMQGHAHIEKNCLSCHRPFRGALAMQCTSCHKPEEIGIKNVKGMALLRKDSKISFHRGLPANSCIGCHTDHKGRDSTRAVRAFKHEGISFDLRANCNSCHDVQKPKDKLHDYATRSCGECHSTRAWKPASFDHKSLASGTNCLDCHKGDVPRDRLHSSAGANCSTCHGTSGWKPASFDHKTVASAQRCLDCHKGDVPRDRLHSSAGANCSTCHGTSGWKPASFDHKSLASGTNCIDCHKGDVPRDRLHSSAGANCSTCHGTSGWKPASFDHKTVASAQRCIDCHKGEVPKDRLHSSAGANCSTCHGTMAWKPASFDHDRYFRLDRDHRASCSTCHNDSSDFKKYTCYGCHEHTASNIASEHREEGIRNYQNCMRCHKSGSDED; encoded by the coding sequence ATGAAACTGGTTATCCTTGTCATTGCGTTCTTCGCCATTGTCGTCGGCCTCGTCCTTGCATTTCCGGATTACCTGCTCAATCCTGGACCTTTGATGCAGGGGCATGCTCATATAGAGAAAAACTGCCTCTCATGTCACCGGCCTTTCAGGGGGGCACTCGCTATGCAATGCACGAGCTGTCATAAGCCTGAGGAAATAGGCATCAAAAACGTCAAAGGAATGGCTCTTCTCCGGAAGGACAGCAAAATATCGTTCCACAGGGGGCTGCCTGCGAACAGCTGTATCGGATGCCATACCGATCACAAGGGTCGTGACTCGACAAGAGCCGTCCGCGCATTCAAGCACGAAGGCATCAGTTTTGACCTCAGAGCCAACTGCAACTCTTGCCATGATGTTCAAAAGCCAAAGGATAAACTCCACGACTACGCAACCCGGAGCTGTGGAGAATGCCATTCAACCAGAGCCTGGAAGCCCGCAAGCTTCGATCACAAGTCGCTGGCATCCGGTACAAACTGCCTAGACTGCCATAAAGGAGATGTGCCCCGGGACCGCCTCCACTCAAGCGCCGGTGCCAACTGCAGCACCTGCCATGGGACCAGCGGCTGGAAACCGGCAAGCTTCGATCACAAGACAGTTGCATCAGCTCAACGCTGCCTAGACTGCCATAAAGGAGATGTGCCCCGGGACCGCCTCCACTCAAGCGCCGGTGCCAACTGCAGCACCTGCCATGGGACCAGCGGCTGGAAACCCGCAAGCTTCGATCACAAGTCGCTGGCATCCGGTACAAACTGCATAGACTGCCATAAAGGAGATGTGCCCCGGGACCGCCTCCACTCAAGCGCCGGTGCCAACTGCAGCACCTGCCATGGTACCAGCGGCTGGAAACCGGCAAGCTTCGATCACAAGACAGTTGCATCAGCTCAACGCTGCATCGACTGCCATAAAGGAGAGGTGCCCAAAGACCGCCTCCACTCAAGCGCTGGCGCCAACTGCAGCACCTGCCATGGCACCATGGCATGGAAGCCCGCAAGCTTCGATCATGACCGATATTTCCGTCTCGACCGCGACCATAGGGCAAGCTGCAGTACCTGCCATAATGATTCTTCCGATTTTAAGAAGTACACCTGTTATGGATGCCATGAGCACACTGCGTCGAACATTGCCTCCGAGCATCGTGAGGAAGGAATCAGAAACTATCAGAACTGTATGCGATGCCATAAAAGCGGTAGTGATGAAGACTGA
- a CDS encoding c-type cytochrome: protein MEVIITSTLFTFRDPIHERHLLTCPEIIPMKRIFYSAVFACSLLLSQQPLQAASPDPAALKAQHDLVKGAAIYNSTCAVCHNNGIMGAPKPGDKVAWSARVAGGFAPVLANSIKGFKGMPARGGKQSLTDAQIADAVAFMVTKSL from the coding sequence ATGGAAGTCATTATCACCAGCACACTCTTCACCTTTCGTGACCCAATTCACGAAAGGCATTTGTTAACCTGTCCGGAGATCATCCCCATGAAAAGAATCTTTTATTCAGCAGTATTCGCCTGTTCCCTGTTGCTGTCTCAGCAGCCCCTTCAGGCAGCGTCTCCCGATCCTGCAGCCCTGAAGGCGCAGCATGATCTTGTCAAAGGAGCTGCGATCTACAATTCCACCTGTGCGGTCTGCCACAATAACGGCATCATGGGCGCACCAAAACCCGGCGACAAGGTGGCATGGAGTGCCAGAGTTGCGGGTGGTTTTGCTCCCGTGCTGGCTAATTCCATCAAGGGGTTCAAAGGAATGCCTGCCCGTGGAGGCAAGCAGTCGTTGACTGACGCCCAGATTGCAGATGCTGTTGCCTTCATGGTGACCAAAAGCCTCTGA
- a CDS encoding DUF4282 domain-containing protein, which translates to MQNGSLMGKLFDFSFKEFITLQIIKYLYIMGIVFAAITALSTVGAGFATMQYSFWSGLGGILMAPVVFFLLLLIVRLLLEALVATFRIAENTTILVERNAKL; encoded by the coding sequence ATGCAGAACGGATCGCTAATGGGCAAACTGTTCGACTTTTCATTCAAGGAGTTCATCACCCTCCAGATCATCAAATACCTTTACATTATGGGGATCGTCTTTGCCGCCATCACTGCCCTCAGCACAGTCGGGGCAGGCTTTGCCACGATGCAGTACAGCTTCTGGAGCGGCCTTGGCGGAATACTGATGGCGCCAGTCGTCTTTTTCCTTCTCCTGCTTATCGTCAGATTACTTCTCGAAGCGCTTGTGGCGACGTTCCGCATCGCAGAGAACACCACAATCCTCGTTGAGCGGAACGCAAAGCTGTAA
- a CDS encoding carbon starvation CstA family protein: MMSRNGFPINYSPVLARQLGIDEAEETPAVKQNDGVDFVPAKHWLILFGHHFASIAGAAPIIGPVIACLYWGWLPALAWIVFGSIFMGAVHDLASLAISAKNEGRSIADLTENILDRNSKIVFSLFVFLTLILIVAVFAAIAGQTLANTPEVVLPTIGLIPVASLIGWLMYHRGFSIPLSSLLGVAMLFGLIVLGYRYPLSLPVPNPEQWWTVILIFYGMTASVTPVTLLLQPRDHLAALVLFAGMFFGFLGLLLSRPELHAPPVVAFSSDQGWMFPMLFITIGCGAVSGFHSLVASGTTAKQLPTMKDVRAVGYGAMVTESALAVLAIVSVTAGLYWKELPVGQHGFVYQEVFQKGGWIKTFGVGYGEVTKPVLGTFGALVGITMLKTFVMTTLDSATRITRYVGSELLGETFGLPGMKNKYGITLLIGFLAAMLALGNWQAIWPIFGSANQLVASVVFIVTSVWLFRRGGNWKLTAVPAVLMLLTTLSALVVKTWEFMTADPRKDLLAAIAIVLIALALFMLLQSIRVVRKKASA, from the coding sequence ATGATGTCGCGAAACGGGTTTCCAATAAACTACAGCCCGGTTCTCGCCCGGCAGCTTGGCATTGACGAGGCTGAGGAGACTCCGGCAGTAAAGCAGAATGACGGCGTCGACTTTGTGCCTGCCAAGCACTGGCTGATCCTTTTTGGTCATCATTTCGCCTCAATTGCCGGTGCGGCTCCCATCATCGGTCCTGTCATAGCCTGTCTCTACTGGGGATGGCTGCCCGCTCTTGCATGGATCGTTTTCGGAAGCATCTTCATGGGTGCGGTCCACGACCTCGCTTCGTTGGCTATTTCGGCAAAAAACGAGGGCCGATCGATTGCCGACCTGACTGAGAACATCCTCGACCGGAACTCCAAGATTGTTTTCAGCCTCTTTGTTTTCCTGACCCTCATCCTCATCGTCGCGGTGTTTGCCGCCATTGCCGGCCAGACGCTTGCCAATACGCCTGAAGTGGTACTGCCGACCATCGGCCTCATCCCCGTGGCATCGCTCATCGGCTGGCTGATGTATCATCGGGGCTTTTCCATTCCGCTTTCCTCGCTGCTCGGCGTTGCCATGCTTTTCGGTCTCATCGTTCTTGGCTACCGCTACCCCCTGAGCCTTCCGGTACCGAACCCTGAGCAGTGGTGGACGGTGATCCTCATTTTTTATGGCATGACGGCCTCTGTGACGCCCGTCACTCTTCTCCTGCAGCCTCGTGACCATCTGGCCGCTCTCGTTCTTTTTGCAGGGATGTTTTTCGGATTTCTCGGCCTCCTGCTCTCGCGTCCGGAGCTTCATGCCCCTCCGGTGGTGGCTTTTTCAAGCGATCAGGGCTGGATGTTCCCGATGCTGTTCATTACCATCGGCTGCGGAGCGGTATCGGGTTTTCACAGTCTTGTTGCCAGCGGCACTACAGCAAAACAGCTGCCAACCATGAAGGATGTCAGGGCGGTCGGTTACGGCGCCATGGTCACCGAATCGGCTCTTGCTGTTCTTGCAATCGTTTCCGTTACGGCAGGTCTCTATTGGAAAGAGCTGCCAGTCGGACAGCACGGGTTCGTTTACCAGGAGGTGTTTCAGAAAGGTGGGTGGATCAAAACCTTCGGCGTTGGCTACGGTGAGGTGACAAAGCCGGTGCTCGGCACCTTCGGCGCCCTTGTCGGCATCACCATGCTGAAGACTTTTGTCATGACGACGCTTGACTCGGCCACCCGCATCACGCGCTATGTCGGATCAGAACTGCTTGGGGAAACCTTCGGCCTCCCCGGCATGAAAAACAAATATGGCATTACGCTCCTGATCGGGTTTCTTGCCGCCATGCTTGCCCTCGGCAACTGGCAGGCAATCTGGCCCATTTTTGGTTCAGCCAACCAGTTGGTCGCAAGCGTGGTGTTCATCGTCACGAGCGTATGGCTCTTCAGGAGAGGCGGGAACTGGAAGCTGACGGCCGTACCGGCGGTCCTGATGCTTCTCACCACCCTCAGCGCTCTCGTGGTAAAAACATGGGAGTTCATGACGGCCGATCCCCGCAAGGACCTGCTGGCTGCAATTGCCATCGTACTTATCGCCCTTGCGCTCTTTATGCTTCTGCAGAGCATCCGCGTGGTCCGGAAGAAAGCCTCCGCCTGA
- a CDS encoding hydrogenase small subunit, whose amino-acid sequence MQCKQTFEEVLNERGISRRSFLKYCALTAAALGLSPLMASKIAHAIETGPRTPVLWLHGLECTCCSESFIRSSHPTIEDILFNMISLDYDDILSAAAGTQLEEVRRRIMKEYKGKYILAIEGNIPTKDDGVYCLVGGDSFLNTVKETAADAAAIIAWGNCASFGCVQNAHPNPTGAAPVSDIIKNKPIVKVPGCPPIAEVMTGVIAHFHTFGTLPELDRLGRPKAFYNTRIHDKCYRRAFFDAGMFVESFDDEATKKGWCLYKMGCKGPTTYNSCSKIQWNGGTSFPIGSGHPCIGCSEPGFWDNGPFYGRLAKVPFLGSDSNADKVGIVAVGAAAAGAAAHATVTALKKAKQGGEENKDNA is encoded by the coding sequence ATGCAGTGTAAACAGACCTTTGAAGAAGTATTGAACGAAAGGGGGATCAGCCGCAGGAGCTTCCTGAAATATTGTGCACTTACGGCTGCCGCTCTCGGGCTCTCTCCGCTTATGGCCTCAAAAATCGCCCACGCCATAGAAACCGGACCAAGGACACCCGTTCTCTGGCTTCATGGTCTTGAATGCACATGTTGCTCAGAATCCTTCATCCGCTCCTCCCATCCCACCATTGAAGACATCCTCTTCAACATGATTTCTCTCGATTACGATGATATCCTGAGTGCCGCGGCTGGTACCCAGCTGGAGGAGGTGCGAAGAAGGATCATGAAAGAATACAAGGGAAAGTACATCCTTGCCATCGAGGGCAACATTCCGACAAAGGATGACGGTGTTTACTGTCTGGTAGGCGGGGACTCCTTCCTCAACACCGTAAAAGAGACCGCAGCTGATGCGGCCGCCATCATCGCCTGGGGAAACTGCGCCTCGTTCGGCTGTGTACAGAATGCCCATCCCAATCCAACAGGAGCGGCTCCTGTTTCAGACATCATAAAAAACAAGCCTATTGTCAAAGTACCGGGATGTCCGCCCATAGCAGAGGTGATGACCGGTGTTATAGCACACTTCCACACTTTCGGAACGCTCCCGGAACTGGATCGCCTCGGCCGCCCAAAAGCATTCTACAACACCCGCATACACGACAAATGCTATCGTCGCGCGTTTTTCGATGCAGGAATGTTCGTGGAAAGCTTTGATGACGAAGCAACAAAAAAAGGCTGGTGCCTCTACAAGATGGGGTGCAAGGGGCCAACGACCTACAACTCATGCTCAAAAATCCAGTGGAACGGTGGCACCAGCTTCCCCATCGGCTCCGGGCACCCCTGCATCGGATGTTCCGAGCCAGGTTTCTGGGATAATGGGCCCTTCTATGGAAGGCTCGCAAAAGTACCATTCCTCGGCAGTGACAGCAATGCAGACAAGGTTGGCATAGTCGCCGTTGGGGCCGCAGCTGCCGGCGCAGCGGCGCATGCGACCGTTACAGCCCTGAAAAAGGCAAAACAAGGCGGTGAAGAAAATAAAGATAATGCTTAA
- a CDS encoding nickel-dependent hydrogenase large subunit produces the protein MARKIVIDPIPRIEGHLRIEATLNDSNVIENAYSTGTMWRGIEVILKGRDPREAWAFTERICGVCTTVHALASVRCVEDALGITVPKNAQIIRNLMNATQVTQDHLVHFYHLHALDWVDVTSALKADPKQASVIAQSLSAWPKSSPGYFKDLQKRLGGFVESGQLGIFSNGYWGHPAYKLPPEVNLIAVAHYLEALDFQKEIVKIHTIFGGKNPHPNYLVGGMACAIDPEKDTAINIEQLAMVKKIIDDTITFIDQVYIPDLIAIAGYYKGWLHGGGLGNYLSYGDFPETTLEDFRTLLWPRGVILNKDLSTVLDVDPRDVSQITEEVSHSWYTYTGGDAKGLHPWEGETSPAYTGPKPPFKHLDTDKKYSWLKTPRWNNHAMEVGPLARVLIAYAKDDPMIKDTVGLVLSKLAVGPEALFSTLGRTAARGIECKQTAGFMRHYYDQLIANIKTGDYQTFNSERWEPSSWPKECRGFGYTEAPRGSLGHWIEIEDQKIKEYQIVVPSTWNASPRDANGVAGAYESALAGTPMIKPAEPLEVLRTVHSFDPCLACASHLFDMNGNEITTVTIV, from the coding sequence ATGGCAAGAAAAATAGTTATTGATCCAATCCCCCGCATCGAGGGACACCTGCGTATAGAGGCAACACTCAACGACAGCAACGTCATCGAAAACGCCTACAGCACCGGCACGATGTGGCGGGGCATAGAGGTCATCCTCAAAGGACGAGACCCGAGGGAGGCATGGGCATTCACCGAACGCATATGCGGTGTATGCACAACCGTACATGCTCTTGCGTCCGTGCGCTGCGTTGAGGATGCCCTCGGCATAACAGTCCCTAAAAATGCCCAAATCATCAGGAACCTGATGAACGCAACGCAGGTGACGCAGGACCATCTGGTCCACTTCTACCATCTGCATGCGCTCGACTGGGTTGATGTAACGAGCGCCCTGAAAGCCGACCCGAAACAGGCTTCTGTCATAGCCCAGAGCCTTTCGGCATGGCCGAAATCATCACCGGGCTACTTCAAGGACCTCCAGAAGCGGCTCGGGGGCTTTGTCGAAAGCGGTCAGCTCGGGATCTTCTCCAACGGATACTGGGGCCACCCGGCTTACAAGCTCCCGCCTGAAGTCAACCTCATTGCTGTAGCCCATTACCTTGAGGCACTTGACTTCCAGAAGGAGATCGTCAAGATCCATACGATTTTTGGAGGTAAAAACCCCCACCCGAACTATCTGGTAGGCGGCATGGCATGCGCCATCGACCCTGAAAAGGATACGGCCATCAACATCGAACAGCTTGCAATGGTCAAGAAGATCATTGATGACACCATTACATTCATCGATCAGGTATACATTCCCGACCTCATTGCCATTGCGGGATACTATAAGGGCTGGCTGCATGGCGGCGGTCTCGGCAACTATCTCAGTTATGGAGACTTCCCCGAAACCACGCTTGAGGATTTCCGGACACTTCTTTGGCCGAGAGGCGTCATCCTCAACAAGGATCTCTCCACGGTCCTCGATGTTGACCCCAGAGATGTGTCACAGATTACCGAGGAGGTAAGCCACAGCTGGTACACTTACACCGGCGGGGATGCAAAGGGGCTTCATCCATGGGAGGGTGAGACCAGCCCGGCCTACACCGGCCCCAAACCTCCTTTCAAGCACCTCGACACCGACAAGAAGTACAGCTGGCTGAAAACACCGCGATGGAACAACCATGCCATGGAAGTCGGACCGCTGGCACGCGTCCTCATCGCTTATGCAAAGGACGACCCGATGATCAAAGACACCGTCGGCCTTGTGCTCAGCAAGCTGGCGGTCGGCCCCGAAGCGCTCTTCTCGACCCTTGGCCGGACAGCCGCGCGCGGCATAGAGTGCAAACAGACCGCCGGCTTCATGCGCCACTACTACGATCAACTGATTGCCAACATCAAGACCGGAGATTATCAGACATTCAACAGTGAGCGCTGGGAACCGTCTAGCTGGCCTAAAGAGTGCAGGGGATTTGGTTACACCGAGGCCCCGAGGGGTTCGCTCGGTCACTGGATAGAGATAGAGGACCAGAAAATCAAGGAGTACCAGATTGTCGTACCATCCACATGGAACGCCTCACCCCGAGATGCAAACGGCGTTGCCGGAGCATACGAATCCGCACTTGCAGGCACTCCGATGATCAAGCCTGCCGAGCCCCTTGAGGTGCTCCGGACCGTGCACTCATTTGATCCCTGCCTGGCCTGCGCATCGCATCTCTTCGACATGAACGGCAACGAGATCACAACGGTTACAATCGTTTAA